From the Candidatus Amarolinea dominans genome, one window contains:
- a CDS encoding ABC transporter ATP-binding protein produces the protein MLENIILETRNVSKYFGGLKAVDGVSLQVQAGSLHSIIGPNGAGKTTFFNLLSGTLKPTSGQVFFRGRDITHVPMHRMVHLGLGRSFQITNIFPNLTVLENVRLAVQALGRDNLTLWRDARHFPQYVARAGEVIQQVALGGKEQVLARTLPHGDKRKLELAILLAPDPAVLLLDEPTAGMASEQVPHLMEVINAIRMQGQKTVLLVEHRMDVVMRASDRITVMHQGQILADGTPAAIAANEVVQHAYLGGLYRDVEKPA, from the coding sequence ATGCTGGAAAATATCATCCTGGAGACGCGTAACGTCAGCAAATACTTCGGCGGCCTCAAGGCGGTGGACGGGGTCAGCCTGCAGGTGCAGGCAGGATCGCTGCATTCGATCATCGGGCCGAACGGCGCGGGCAAGACCACCTTCTTCAACCTGCTCAGCGGCACGCTCAAGCCCACCAGCGGCCAGGTCTTTTTCCGCGGACGCGACATCACCCATGTGCCGATGCATCGCATGGTTCACCTGGGCCTGGGGCGTTCGTTTCAGATCACCAACATCTTTCCCAACCTGACTGTGCTTGAAAATGTGCGTCTGGCCGTGCAGGCGCTGGGACGCGACAACCTGACTTTATGGCGGGATGCGCGTCATTTTCCGCAGTACGTGGCGCGCGCCGGGGAGGTGATTCAGCAGGTGGCGCTGGGGGGCAAGGAGCAGGTGCTGGCGCGTACCCTGCCGCATGGCGACAAGCGCAAACTGGAGCTGGCGATTCTCCTGGCACCCGATCCGGCCGTGCTGCTGCTGGATGAGCCAACGGCCGGCATGGCCTCGGAACAGGTGCCGCATCTGATGGAGGTCATCAACGCCATTCGTATGCAGGGTCAGAAGACCGTCTTGCTGGTTGAGCACCGCATGGACGTGGTGATGCGCGCCTCGGATCGCATCACCGTGATGCACCAGGGCCAAATTTTGGCCGACGGCACCCCGGCCGCGATTGCCGCTAACGAAGTCGTCCAGCACGCGTACCTGGGCGGCCTCTATCGGGATGTCGAGAAACCGGCCTGA
- a CDS encoding ABC transporter ATP-binding protein, with protein MATNSNQANGPPLLSVSAVHTFIGQFHILEGVDLEVPEGSITVLLGRNGAGKTTTLRSIMGLTPPRSGRIVFDGQAIEGWQPFDIANLGVGYVPEHRAIFRDLTVDENLRLAERRKGDLARRAELIFGLFPDLQRLIKLKGGQLSGGQQQMLSIARALVPENRLLLIDEPSEGLAPVIIEQMMEAIRRLSDHLTVLLVEQNFTMASQLGDRYYIIDDGKNGHHGLMADLVQDKALIQRFLGVA; from the coding sequence ATGGCAACCAACTCAAACCAGGCAAACGGCCCCCCCTTGCTCAGCGTCTCCGCCGTGCATACCTTCATCGGTCAGTTTCACATCCTGGAAGGTGTGGACCTGGAGGTGCCGGAGGGCAGCATCACCGTGCTGCTGGGACGCAATGGGGCCGGCAAAACGACCACTCTGCGCTCGATCATGGGCCTGACCCCGCCGCGCAGCGGGCGCATCGTCTTCGACGGCCAGGCCATCGAGGGCTGGCAGCCGTTCGATATTGCCAACCTGGGCGTAGGCTATGTGCCGGAGCATCGCGCCATCTTCCGCGATCTGACGGTGGATGAGAACCTGCGCCTGGCCGAGCGCCGCAAGGGTGACTTGGCGCGGCGTGCTGAGTTGATCTTTGGCCTGTTTCCTGATTTGCAGCGTCTGATCAAGCTCAAGGGTGGGCAGCTCTCCGGCGGACAGCAGCAGATGCTCTCCATTGCCCGCGCCCTGGTGCCTGAAAACCGCCTGCTGTTGATTGACGAGCCGAGCGAGGGCCTGGCGCCGGTCATCATCGAGCAGATGATGGAAGCCATCCGGCGTCTGAGCGATCATCTGACGGTGCTGCTGGTGGAGCAGAACTTCACCATGGCCAGCCAGTTGGGCGACCGCTACTACATCATTGACGACGGCAAGAATGGTCATCATGGCCTGATGGCCGACCTGGTGCAGGACAAGGCGCTCATCCAGCGCTTCCTGGGCGTTGCCTGA
- a CDS encoding branched-chain amino acid ABC transporter permease, whose amino-acid sequence MKYLTLRTRVSWGAVALVLLMIAVLAVIAQTRGVPTLTNIVLSGLTLAALYFLVASGLSLIFGLMDVLNFAHGSIFMIGAYIGYTLFDRSGVLLTGLPLLLGLLAGLFVAPLVKIPGFLKKRGIAVVSLVLAVVVALLSVREWESGASLARLLGGVLSGAFFGLSAAVGGERPRNQVSRPASAGVWAGPLVLLGLALLITWQQAPLSQAIIGLDSNWRFALALVIGTLSGGLLGALIEWSLIRPLYARPIFQVLMTLGLAFVLNEVVRALWGPAGFSMARPELFDQNCRAATLLDWAVNHCSRIDMLGRPFPTYRLFIIVVGLAIALIVALVLQRSRLGMIIRAGVQDAEMVQALGINVRQVFTLVFAAGAALAALGGVIAAPFLGVYTDMGLEFQLQGFIAVVIGGMGSYPGTALGAVVLGLARAIGDNVAGATIARASAVLIMTLILLVKPSGLLGKKE is encoded by the coding sequence ATGAAATACTTGACGCTGAGAACCCGGGTTTCTTGGGGCGCCGTTGCGTTGGTGCTGTTGATGATTGCTGTCCTGGCTGTGATTGCGCAGACCCGCGGCGTGCCAACGCTGACCAACATTGTGCTCAGTGGCTTGACCCTGGCTGCGCTCTACTTCCTGGTCGCGTCGGGCCTTTCGCTCATCTTCGGCCTGATGGACGTTCTCAACTTCGCGCACGGCTCCATTTTCATGATTGGCGCGTACATCGGCTACACCCTCTTCGATCGCAGCGGCGTGCTGCTGACCGGGCTGCCGCTGCTGCTTGGGCTGCTGGCCGGCCTTTTCGTGGCGCCATTGGTCAAGATACCCGGTTTCCTCAAGAAACGGGGCATCGCGGTCGTCAGCCTGGTCCTGGCCGTAGTGGTGGCGCTGCTGAGCGTGCGTGAATGGGAGAGCGGGGCCAGCTTGGCGCGCCTGCTGGGCGGCGTGCTGAGCGGCGCGTTCTTTGGGCTAAGCGCGGCCGTGGGCGGTGAAAGGCCCCGGAACCAGGTGTCTCGCCCGGCTTCCGCGGGGGTCTGGGCCGGCCCGCTGGTTTTGCTGGGCCTGGCGCTGCTCATCACCTGGCAACAGGCGCCCCTGAGCCAGGCCATCATCGGTCTCGACAGCAACTGGCGCTTTGCCCTGGCTCTGGTCATCGGTACGCTGAGCGGCGGGCTGCTCGGCGCGCTCATCGAATGGAGCCTGATCCGCCCGCTCTATGCGCGACCGATCTTTCAGGTGTTGATGACCCTGGGCCTGGCCTTCGTGCTCAACGAGGTGGTGCGCGCCCTGTGGGGCCCGGCCGGCTTCAGCATGGCGCGACCCGAGCTGTTCGATCAGAACTGCCGCGCCGCCACCCTGCTCGACTGGGCGGTCAACCATTGCAGCCGCATTGACATGCTGGGGCGCCCGTTTCCCACCTATCGCTTGTTCATCATCGTCGTGGGGCTTGCCATTGCCCTCATCGTGGCCCTGGTGCTGCAGCGCTCACGCCTGGGCATGATCATCCGCGCGGGCGTGCAGGACGCGGAGATGGTGCAGGCGCTCGGTATCAACGTGCGCCAGGTGTTCACGCTGGTCTTTGCGGCCGGCGCGGCGTTGGCGGCGTTGGGCGGCGTCATCGCGGCGCCCTTCCTGGGCGTCTACACCGACATGGGGCTGGAATTTCAGTTGCAGGGTTTCATCGCGGTCGTCATCGGCGGCATGGGTAGTTATCCTGGCACAGCCCTGGGCGCGGTGGTGCTCGGCCTGGCCCGCGCCATCGGCGACAATGTGGCCGGCGCCACCATTGCCCGCGCCTCGGCCGTGCTCATCATGACCCTGATCCTGCTGGTCAAACCAAGCGGCCTGTTGGGAAAGAAGGAATGA
- a CDS encoding branched-chain amino acid ABC transporter permease: MKIKQWGAGAAVLAGLVLFPYLVAALTGTSVGEGSSKFWQSLLIEVFIMAIYAMSYDILMGYTGILSFGHAMFFGTAAYTAGIAVKHLHWPFGLAVLLVIVVAIVQGLIVGIVSLRVKGVYFAMATLAFAEFFAILASGSDLRAYTGAEDGLHGMAVPAFIDPTNERLRFYYLALLLLVLVYLALRRIVNSPTGKVFVAVRENEARAQMIGYNTTVFKLLAIIVAGLMAALAGLLQVMLNSSATPSLLGINRTIDALLMTIIGGVGTLIGPALGAGVLQLLGYWLSNTFGQASVLVIGIIYILLVLFVPYGIVGTWQQHAFQWRQGWRRLLELIH; encoded by the coding sequence ATGAAGATCAAGCAGTGGGGCGCGGGGGCGGCGGTATTGGCGGGGCTGGTGCTGTTTCCCTACCTGGTGGCGGCGCTGACCGGCACCTCCGTGGGCGAAGGCAGCTCCAAGTTCTGGCAGAGCCTGTTGATCGAGGTTTTTATCATGGCGATCTACGCCATGAGCTACGACATCTTGATGGGCTACACCGGCATTCTTTCATTCGGCCATGCCATGTTCTTTGGCACCGCGGCCTACACCGCCGGCATTGCGGTCAAGCACCTGCACTGGCCCTTTGGCCTGGCCGTGCTGCTGGTCATCGTGGTGGCTATCGTGCAGGGGCTGATCGTGGGCATCGTCTCGCTGCGGGTCAAAGGGGTCTATTTCGCCATGGCCACCCTGGCCTTCGCCGAATTTTTCGCCATCCTGGCCTCCGGTTCAGACCTGCGCGCGTACACGGGCGCGGAAGATGGGCTGCACGGGATGGCTGTGCCGGCCTTCATTGACCCGACCAACGAGCGCCTGCGCTTCTATTACCTGGCGCTGCTGCTGCTGGTGCTGGTCTACCTGGCGCTGCGCCGCATCGTCAACTCGCCGACCGGCAAGGTGTTCGTGGCCGTGCGCGAAAACGAAGCCCGTGCGCAGATGATCGGTTACAACACCACGGTCTTCAAGCTGCTGGCCATCATCGTGGCCGGGCTGATGGCCGCGCTGGCCGGACTCCTGCAGGTCATGCTCAACAGCAGCGCCACGCCCTCGCTGCTGGGCATCAACCGCACCATTGACGCCTTACTGATGACCATCATTGGCGGTGTGGGCACCCTGATCGGCCCCGCCCTGGGCGCCGGCGTGCTGCAACTGCTCGGCTACTGGCTTTCCAACACCTTCGGTCAGGCCTCGGTGCTCGTCATCGGCATCATCTACATCCTACTCGTGCTCTTCGTCCCCTACGGCATCGTCGGCACCTGGCAACAGCACGCGTTCCAATGGCGGCAAGGCTGGCGTCGTCTGCTTGAATTGATCCATTGA
- the nadC gene encoding carboxylating nicotinate-nucleotide diphosphorylase, translating to MKLKPFDFTTDAAQAGIAQIVSRGLAEDVGDGDVTSLLTVPENALVDGDFIAKEAGVVAGLAVVIQVFAQVSDQVQVTPLLADGERVAVRQVIATIRGDGRAILTGERVALNFLQRMSGIATATRRYVDAVQGTRAVILDTRKTAPGLRVLDKWAVRLGGGQNHRFGLYDMAMIKDNHIAAVGSLTAAVQRVRQGDARQRPIEVEVTTLAQLAEALQQPVDRILLDNMPPEQMAVAVQMTAGRIPLEASGNVNLNTVTAIAATGVDYISIGALTHSVKALDISLDLRDST from the coding sequence ATGAAGTTGAAACCGTTTGATTTCACCACGGACGCGGCGCAGGCGGGGATCGCGCAGATCGTCTCCCGAGGCCTGGCCGAGGATGTGGGCGACGGCGATGTGACATCGCTGCTCACCGTGCCTGAAAATGCACTGGTGGACGGAGATTTCATCGCCAAGGAGGCGGGCGTGGTGGCCGGCCTGGCCGTGGTGATCCAGGTCTTCGCGCAGGTGAGCGACCAGGTGCAGGTGACGCCCCTGCTTGCCGATGGCGAGCGCGTGGCGGTGCGCCAGGTGATTGCGACGATCCGCGGCGACGGTCGCGCCATTCTCACCGGCGAGCGCGTGGCCTTGAACTTCTTGCAGCGCATGTCGGGCATTGCCACGGCCACACGGCGCTATGTGGATGCCGTGCAGGGCACGCGCGCGGTCATCCTCGACACACGCAAGACCGCGCCGGGGCTGCGCGTGCTGGACAAATGGGCGGTGCGCCTGGGCGGCGGGCAGAATCACCGTTTTGGCCTGTACGATATGGCGATGATCAAGGATAACCACATCGCGGCCGTGGGCAGCCTGACCGCGGCCGTGCAGCGCGTGCGCCAGGGCGATGCGCGCCAGCGGCCCATCGAGGTGGAGGTGACCACGCTGGCGCAACTGGCCGAGGCGTTGCAGCAGCCGGTGGACCGCATTCTGTTGGATAACATGCCGCCGGAGCAGATGGCCGTCGCGGTGCAAATGACGGCCGGCCGCATCCCGCTGGAAGCCTCGGGCAACGTGAATCTGAACACGGTGACGGCCATTGCCGCGACCGGCGTAGATTACATCTCGATCGGCGCGCTGACCCATTCGGTCAAGGCGCTCGATATTAGCCTGGATTTGAGGGATAGCACATGA
- the nadB gene encoding L-aspartate oxidase, translated as MNDYLETDVLILGSGIAGATAALELADAGLAVTVVTRALQPEDSNTYWAQGGIIYRGEHDAPAALAADILHAGAGHSYPAAVQILAEEGPPVLKRVLLERVGVQFDRHDDGALSLALEGGHSMPRILHVADHTGQAIEVALIRALTAHPKVTLLTGHTGVDLLTPSHHALNRLAVYERRSCVGAYLFEQATGQVKRCLARATILATGGLGQIFLRTTNPAGSRGDGVAMAQRAQARVINMEFVQFHPTTFYHVAAPNLLISEAVRGAGARLVDANGEPFMQRYAPEWKDLAPRDVVARSIRQEMLARDLTHVYLDLRSTVPESEIMQHFPTIRSSLLPYGVDIVKDLVPVVPAAHYQCGGVWVDAWGKTTIRQLYAVGEVSCTGVHGANRLASTSLLEGLVWGSRAAHDIARHLPPGLTIAPDGIPPWRDDGLDEPDPALISQDMSAIKHIMWNYVGLARTARRLDRALSELYHLETEIESFYRTSRLTDGLIGLRNAVRTAILVASAAWQNKRSMGAHYRE; from the coding sequence ATGAACGATTACCTGGAAACGGACGTTCTGATTCTCGGCAGCGGCATTGCCGGCGCGACCGCGGCCCTGGAATTGGCCGATGCCGGCCTGGCGGTGACGGTGGTGACGCGTGCGCTGCAGCCGGAAGATTCCAACACCTATTGGGCGCAGGGCGGCATCATCTACCGGGGTGAGCATGACGCGCCGGCCGCGCTGGCGGCCGATATCCTGCACGCGGGCGCAGGGCACAGCTACCCTGCGGCGGTGCAGATCCTGGCCGAGGAGGGGCCGCCGGTGCTCAAGCGCGTGCTGCTGGAGCGGGTGGGGGTGCAGTTCGACCGTCATGACGACGGCGCGCTGTCGCTGGCCCTGGAGGGCGGCCATTCGATGCCGCGCATCCTGCACGTGGCCGACCACACCGGGCAGGCCATCGAGGTGGCGCTGATACGGGCGCTGACCGCACATCCCAAGGTGACGCTGCTGACCGGCCACACCGGCGTGGACCTGCTGACGCCTTCGCACCATGCCCTAAACCGCCTGGCTGTCTACGAACGGCGCTCGTGCGTGGGCGCGTACCTGTTCGAGCAGGCGACGGGCCAGGTCAAGCGCTGCCTGGCGCGCGCCACCATCCTGGCGACCGGCGGCCTGGGCCAGATTTTCCTGCGCACGACCAATCCCGCCGGCTCGCGCGGCGATGGCGTGGCGATGGCGCAGCGGGCGCAGGCGCGCGTCATCAACATGGAGTTCGTCCAGTTTCACCCGACCACCTTCTACCACGTGGCTGCGCCCAACCTGCTGATCTCAGAGGCGGTGCGCGGCGCGGGCGCACGCCTGGTGGACGCCAACGGCGAGCCGTTCATGCAACGCTATGCGCCTGAATGGAAGGATTTGGCCCCGCGTGATGTGGTGGCGCGCAGCATCCGCCAGGAGATGCTGGCGCGTGATCTGACGCATGTCTACCTCGATCTGCGTTCGACCGTGCCGGAGAGTGAAATCATGCAGCACTTCCCCACGATTCGCAGCAGTCTGTTGCCCTACGGCGTGGACATCGTCAAAGACCTGGTGCCCGTGGTGCCTGCGGCGCACTATCAGTGTGGCGGCGTGTGGGTGGACGCATGGGGCAAGACCACCATCCGCCAACTGTACGCAGTGGGTGAGGTGTCATGCACCGGAGTGCATGGCGCCAATCGCCTGGCCAGCACCTCGCTGTTGGAAGGGTTGGTGTGGGGCAGCCGGGCCGCGCACGACATCGCCCGACATCTGCCGCCTGGCCTGACGATCGCGCCGGACGGCATTCCGCCGTGGCGCGATGATGGCCTGGACGAACCGGACCCGGCGCTGATCAGCCAGGACATGAGCGCGATCAAGCATATCATGTGGAACTACGTGGGGCTGGCGCGCACCGCGCGGCGGCTGGACCGGGCGCTGAGCGAGTTGTACCATCTGGAGACTGAGATCGAGAGCTTTTACCGCACGTCACGCCTGACCGACGGCCTGATCGGTCTGCGCAATGCCGTGCGCACCGCGATCCTGGTGGCTTCGGCCGCCTGGCAGAATAAGCGCAGCATGGGCGCGCACTACCGGGAGTAG
- the nadA gene encoding quinolinate synthase NadA, with protein MTVDDILADLQAKIGDYTPAFELRLQAELAYEIGQLKRQRNAVILGHNYMEPALFHSVPDFVGDSLDLSRKAAQTEKDIIVFCGVRFMAETAKILNPTRTVLIPSLEAGCSLAASITAADVRALKARFPGVPVVTYVNTYADVKAESDICCTSGNAAAVVDSLGVDTVIFLPDEYLARNVARDTGKHIILPTLLPGGNITFQDTDVDYQMIGWHGRCEVHEQFTVSDIDAVRAQFPDVVILAHPECSPEVVAASDFSGSTNTMIRYVEQTKAPRYLLLTECSMGENVAAANPDKEMLRLCMVRCPHMNQITLQMTRDALANIQYVIDVPEEIRVRAARAVQRMIAIG; from the coding sequence ATGACCGTGGACGATATTCTTGCCGACCTGCAGGCCAAAATTGGCGACTATACGCCGGCGTTCGAGCTGCGCCTGCAAGCAGAGCTGGCCTATGAGATCGGCCAGCTCAAGCGCCAGCGCAACGCGGTCATCCTGGGACACAATTACATGGAGCCGGCGCTGTTTCATTCGGTGCCCGATTTTGTGGGCGATTCGCTGGACTTGAGCCGCAAGGCCGCTCAGACCGAGAAGGACATCATCGTCTTTTGCGGCGTCAGGTTCATGGCCGAAACGGCCAAAATCCTCAACCCGACGCGCACCGTGCTGATTCCGTCGCTCGAGGCGGGTTGTTCGCTGGCGGCCAGCATCACCGCCGCGGACGTGCGCGCGCTCAAGGCCCGCTTTCCCGGCGTGCCGGTGGTGACCTATGTCAACACCTATGCCGATGTCAAGGCGGAGAGCGATATCTGTTGCACCTCGGGCAACGCGGCCGCGGTAGTGGACTCTCTGGGGGTTGACACGGTCATCTTCTTGCCCGATGAATACCTGGCGCGCAACGTGGCGCGCGACACTGGCAAGCACATCATCCTCCCGACGCTGCTGCCCGGCGGCAACATCACCTTTCAGGACACGGACGTGGACTATCAGATGATCGGCTGGCACGGCCGCTGTGAGGTGCATGAGCAGTTCACGGTGAGTGACATTGATGCGGTGCGCGCGCAATTCCCCGATGTGGTCATCCTGGCGCACCCCGAATGCAGCCCGGAGGTGGTGGCCGCGTCGGACTTCTCCGGCAGCACCAACACCATGATTCGCTACGTGGAGCAGACCAAAGCCCCGCGCTATCTGCTGCTCACCGAGTGTTCGATGGGCGAAAATGTGGCCGCGGCCAATCCCGACAAGGAAATGCTGCGCCTGTGCATGGTGCGCTGCCCGCACATGAACCAGATCACGCTGCAGATGACCCGCGACGCGCTGGCGAATATCCAGTATGTCATTGACGTGCCTGAGGAGATTCGCGTGCGTGCGGCCCGCGCGGTGCAGCGCATGATTGCGATCGGATAA